A single Cyprinus carpio isolate SPL01 chromosome A6, ASM1834038v1, whole genome shotgun sequence DNA region contains:
- the tnnt2b gene encoding troponin T, cardiac muscle isoforms encodes MEKDLTELQTLIEAHFESRKKEEEELINLTQRIENRRAERAEQHRIRTEHEKERQNKLAEEKARKEEEEAKRKADDDAKKKKVLTSFQYTGFMQRTDRRGGPKKQTEREKKKTILSERRKELKVENLTADKLRETANELWKWMRQLEAEKFELQYRYMCQKYEITVLRNRVSDHQKITKGSRSKRGLRK; translated from the exons ATGGAGAAAGACCTGACGGAGCTACAGACGCTCATCGAGGCTCACTTCGAgagcagaaagaaagaagaagaggagcTAATCAACCTCACCCAAAGAATT GAGAACCGCAGGGCAGAACGAGCGGAGCAGCACCGGATCCGGACAGAGCACGAGAAAGAGCGGCAAAACAAACTAGCC GAGGAAAAGGCACGGAAAGAGGAGGAAGAGGCTAAGAGGAAGGCCGATGATGACGCTAAGAAGAAGAAGGTTCTCACGAGCTTCCAGTACACGGGATTCATGCAGAGG acagacagaaggggTGGGCCTAAGAAGCAAACAgagagggagaagaaaaaaacgATTCTTAGTGAACGCCGTAAGGAACTGAAAGTCGAAAACCTGACCGCTGATAAACTCAG AGAAACTGCGAACGAACTCTGGAAGTGGATGCGCCAACTTGAAGCCGAGAAGTTTGAGCTGCAATACAGATACATGTGCCAGAAATATGAG ATCACAGTCCTTAGGAATCGCGTCAGTGACCATCAGAAAAT TACCAAAGGCTCTAGGAGTAAGAGAGGACTACGAAaataa
- the pkp1b gene encoding plakophilin-1, whose amino-acid sequence MRAGPGGSLCESNPESNAEQPDGADSWSFTNWTSPVSGVETKGKMMPEPLKSALSIGDVEDTSLALPSDRELRSAQQRVLEQVHTIKRSKSKYSSKSVSGLTSPISPESDSYDFKFSPSASLSGPSFSRGGTMTNGTMQKQGFMRQSTNSRSFSGQRVTSGSGKLDRSFYSHTGTLPAQTRTNNQLYNYQATRSAPDLGFQSTANGGGATTLRTQTTRQTFNRVPNSPPAQALGNGSSLTRMSNTNQTTTMRAVRHPSSLQSNGESRMSMIRTGQAKDISGMNAEKLMADITMQDAIDYLFSTDESFQLCGAAYIQHSTFTDDKAKQEVLTLKGIPPLVNLLNSPSPQVQETVAAALRNVVFKNQANKEEVRRCGGITQTVQLLGSPNSETQKHLTGLLWNLSSADNLKPDMLRIALPALTEKVIEPFSASSDDNSNTSLEPEVFHNATACLRNLSSSKLANRQAMRNCKGLIDSLMRYTENCVKAGMPDSQSLENCICILHNLTYQLETEMPSLFTKINTLASHARSRSSSSDAGPIGCFSSQSQKLQQESGFDYPVMEDNNPKGAGWLFHSKALQMYLNLLSSSERDATLEASCGALQNLTATDGLVSNVLSHTIVQKLNGLKYISPLLQSPNPALQNSAVALLGNLSRSTRTNKVMARQSLPQLVGFLNSGLTKGDSSPEYDKTMATALHSAHTLMKADPEIGKSLLNNSLINSLNNMSLNLGLPKSSTAAGVLLHSLWSEKNIQSFLKKQGMNKKSFVNDITSAAFRSLQVVD is encoded by the exons ATGAGGGCAGGACCAGGTGGATCTCTCTGTGAGTCAAACCCTGAATCAAACGCAGAGCAGCCAGACGGAGCAGATAGCTGGAGCTTTACGAATTGGACCTCACCTGTCTCTGGAGTGGAGACAAAAGGCAAAATGATGCCCGAACCTTTAAAATCGGCTCTGTCCATCGGAGATGTGGAGGACACGTCTCTCGCGCTTCCGTCCGATCGCGAGCTGAGATCCGCGCAGCAGCGAGTTCTGGAGCAGGTTCACACCATCAAGAGGAGCAAGTCCAAATACAGCAGCAAAAGCGTGTCTGGACTCACTTCCCCCATCA GCCCTGAAAGTGACAGTTACGACTTCAAGTTTTCTCCCAGCGCATCTCTCAGCGGACCCTCGTTCAGCAGAGGAGGAACCATGACAAATGGG ACTATGCAAAAGCAAGGCTTTATGCGGCAGTCCACCAACTCTCGCAGCTTCAGTGGTCAGCGGGTGACCAGTGGCTCAGGCAAGTTAGATCGGTCCTTTTACAGCCATACCGGGACCCTCCCTGCCCAAACCCGGACCAATAACCAACTGTACAACTACCAAGCCACCCGCAGTGCTCCAGACCTGGGCTTCCAGTCCACCGCCAACGGCGGAGGCGCCACCACTCTACGCACCCAAACCACCCGACAGACCTTCAACAGAGTGCCGAACAGTCCACCTGCCCAGGCTCTCGGTAACGGGAGCTCTTTGACCAGAATGTCTAACACCAATCAGACCACCACCATGCGAGCCGTCAGACACCCGTCTTCCCTGCAGTCCAACGGAGAGTCCAGGATGTCCATGATCAGAACCGGACAGGCCAAGGACATCTCTGG GATGAATGCAGAGAAGCTTATGGCTGATATTACGATGCAAGACGCAATCGACTATCTTTTCAGCACGGATGAGAGCTTCCAGCTGTGTGGAGCCGCTTATATCCAGCACAGCACCTTCACCGATGACAAGGCCAAGCAAGAG GTGTTGACTCTGAAGGGCATTCCTCCGCTGGTCAACCTGCTGAACAGCCCCAGTCCTCAGGTCCAGGAGACGGTGGCTGCTGCCCTGAGGAACGTGGTCTTCAAAAACCAGGCCAACAAAGAGGAAGTGCGGCGCTGCGGAGGAATCACACAGACTGTGCAGCTGCTCGGCAGTCCCAACTCTGAGACACAGAAACACCTGACAG gtctccTGTGGAACCTCTCCTCTGCGGATAACCTTAAGCCGGATATGCTCCGCATCGCCCTGCCCGCACTCACAGAGAAAGTCATCGAGCCGTTTTCAGCGAGTTCAGACGACAACTCCAACACTAGCCTGGAACCAGAGGTCTTCCACAACGCCACGGCATGCCTTCG CAACCTGAGCTCCTCCAAACTAGCGAACAGACAAGCCATGCGCAACTGCAAAGGCCTCATCGACTCGCTCATGCGCTACACAGAGAACTGCGTAAAAGCAGGGATGCCTGACAGCCAG TCTTTGGAGAACTGCATCTGCATTCTGCACAATCTCACCTACCAGCTGGAGACCGAGATGCCGTCGCTCTTCACTAAAATAAACACACTGGCCAGTCACGCTCGCAGTCGCTCCAGCTCATCAGACGCCGGTCCGATCGGCTGCTTCAGCTCCCAGAGCCAAAAACTGCAGCAGGAG AGTGGCTTTGACTATCCAGTGATGGAGGACAACAATCCCAAAGGTGCCGGCTGGCTCTTCCACTCCAAAGCCCTGCAGATGTACCTCAATCTGTTGAGCTCCAGTGAAAGAGACGCCACACTTGAGGCCAGCTGTGGAGCGCTGCAGAACCTCACAGCCACTGATGGCTTA GTATCGAATGTATTGAGTCATACAATCGTGCAGAAGCTCAACGGTCTTAAGTACATCAGTCCGCTGTTGCAATCACCCAATCCTGCTCTACAGAACAGCGCGGTCGCTCTGCTCGGGAACCTGTCCAGATCCACACGTACAAACAAAGTCATGG CTCGGCAGAGTCTCCCGCAGCTGGTCGGGTTCCTGAACTCAGGGCTCACGAAGGGCGATTCCTCGCCCGAATATGACAAAACCATGGCCACAGCTCTTCACAGCGCACACACCCTGATGAAGGCGGACCCTGAGATCGGCAAGAGTCTGCTGAACAACAGCCTGATTAACTCCCTCAACAACATGAGTCTCAATCT GGGTCTGCCAAAGTCCAGCACTGCAGCAGGAGTTCTTCTTCACAGTCTGTGGTCAGAAAAGAATATTCAGAGTTTCCTTAAAAAG CAAGGCATGAATAAGAAGTCCTTTGTGAATGACATAACATCTGCAGCATTCAGATCTCTTCAGGTGGTCGACTAA
- the LOC109091172 gene encoding sphingomyelin phosphodiesterase 2-like, whose amino-acid sequence MTTSAPIRFRVLSLNCWGIRYLSKNCKERFVLIGDLLNQEQLDIALLQEVWCEKDFLFLKKKLSSIYPYSHYFKSGFIGSGLAVFSRHQFHDAFLYRYSLNGYPYMAQHGDWFGGKAVGKVLLNINGLKIHVFVTHLHAEYCREKDSYLPHRVVQAWELQQFIRHTSAAADVVILGGDLNMHPDDLGTRLLRNYTGLQDSFSEAANFDGCEEGHTHISENPFTNTDNLVPFGGGIRIDYILFKGSGEVDVSCESLSTTKGPVPGHPFPYSDHEALTAEFLFTPTTKGNRCSERQSGCVADKLPELVNTVNEARTEVKVGLHCAERMRHTAARTGIMGLVLLVLELAIAAVPLFALGAEQPFPKASFYLLGALCFAILLSTLLLYIFYSMEVKALQGTEDQMRLALSSLQERLKESPKVLS is encoded by the exons ATGACAACCTCAGCACCAATCAGATTCCGCGTCCTCTCTCTCAACTGCTG GGGGATCCGATACCTCAGTAAGAACTGCAAAGAGCGGTTTGTTCTGATCGGAGACCTGCTGAATCAGGAACAGCTTGATATAGCGTTACTACAGGAG GTCTGGTGCGAGAAAGACTTTCTGTTTTTAAAGAAGAAACTTAGCAGCATCTATCCGTATTCCCATTATTTTAAAAG TGGATTTATAGGGAGCGGATTGGCCGTGTTTTCCAGACATCAATTCCATGATGCCTTTCTGTACAGATATTCATTAAATGGATATCCATACATG GCACAACATGGTGACTGGTTCGGTGGTAAAGCTGTCGGGAAGGTCTTGCTTAACATCAATGGGCTGAAGATTCATGTTTTTGTCACTCAT CTGCATGCAGAATATTGCAGAGAGAAAGACTCGTATCTCCCGCACCGAGTGGTTCAAGCCTGGGAGCTGCAACAGTTCATAAGG CACACTAGTGCTGCAGCGGACGTGGTGATTCTGGGAGGAGATCTGAACATGCACCCGGACGATCTCGGCACCAGACTGCTGAGAAACTACACAGGACTTCAGGACAGCTTCAGTGAGGCCGCTAACTTTGAT GGGTGTGAAGAGGGACACACTCATATATCTGAAAACCCATTCACAAACACGGATAATCTTGTTCCATTTGGTGGAGGAATCCGGATAGATTACATCCTGTTCAAG GGATCAGGGGAAGTAGATGTGAGCTGTGAGTCTTTGTCTACCACTAAAGGTCCTGTTCCTGGACATCCCTTTCCTTACTCTGACCACGAGGCTCTTACAGCCGAGTTCCTGTTTACACCGACTACAAAGGGAAATCGGTGCTCAGAGAGACAATCTGGCTGTGTTGCAG ATAAACTTCCTGAGCTGGTCAACACAGTCAATGAAGCTCGCACTGAAGTAAAGGTGGGTCTCCACTGTGCTGAACGCATGCGCCACACCGCGGCACGTACGGGCATTATGGGTCTTGTCCTGTTAGTGCTTGAGCTGGCAATCGCTGCTGTCCCATTGTTTGCTCTGGGAGCTGAACAGCCCTTTCCCAAAGCCTCTTTCTACCTGCTGGGGGCGCTGTGTTTTGCCATCCTCCTCTCCACACTGTTGCTGTACATCTTTTACAGCATGGAGGTGAAGGCACTGCAAGGCACTGAGGACCAGATGAGACTGGCACTAAGTAGTCTTCAAGAACGGCTTAAGGAGTCCCCCAAGGTTTTATCCTAG